In Anaerococcus prevotii DSM 20548, the genomic window GCTATATGTGGTAGTATCTTCACCTCCCCTACCCCAGATCAAATCTTAAAGGCAATAGAGAAAGCTGACAGCGGTAGTGGCGTATTTATGGTCATCAAAAACTACCAAGGCGATGTAATGAACTTTGAGATTGCCCAAGAAATGGCAGAAATGCAAGATATCAAAGTCGATTCTATAATTGTAAGAGATGATATAGCTATAGAAAACTATGAGGACAGACGTGGAGTTGCTGGAACTATTTTCGTCCATAAGGTTCTTGGAGCTATGGCTGAAGAAGGAAAGAGCCTTGATGAAATAAAAGCAAAGGCAGAAGAGATTGTTCAAAATATCAAAACCATAGGCCTTGCTACAAAACCTTGTACCAATCCAAATGACGGCAAGGAAAGCTTTAGCCTAGAAGAAGACGAAATCGAAATGGGTATTGGAATCCACGGAGAAGAAGGAATCAAGAAAGAAAAAATCCAAAGTGCTGACGCTATGGCCAAGGAAATGGTCGATAGACTCCTCAAAGAAATACCTGAGGACAAGAAAGATTACGCCCTAATGGTAAATGGCATGGGTCAAACTACAGAAATGGAACTATATCTAGTAAATAATTTCGTTACTGATTATCTAAAGGAAAATTCTATAGAAATCAATAGAACTTACGTTGGCAACTACATGACAAGTATGGACATGGCAGGATTTTCACTCACACTCTTTGCTGTAGATGATCAAATTGTTAAATATCTCGATAGAGAAGTTAAGGTAGGAAGAAGATAATGAATATAGATAAGTTAAAAGTTTTATTTACAGAAATATCAGATGAAATAATAGCAAATGAAGAATACCTAACCGATCTGGATAGGAGCATAGGAGATGCAGACCATGGTTACAATATGGCCAAGGGATTTAAGGCTATAAAAGCTGATCTAGATAAGGAATATTCAAGCCTCAAGGATTTTTTCAATAAGATTGCTATGAATCTCTTATCTAAGGTAGGAGGAGCGAGTGGTCCCCTCTACGGATCATTTTTCATGAGCTTTGCTAAAGCACTCGATGGCAAGGAAGATTTGACTAGAGATGAACTAAACCAGGCCTTCGACGAAGGAGTTGCTGCTGTCAAAAAAAGAGGAAAGGCCCAAGTTGGTGATAAAACTATGGTAGATGTCCTAGAGCCAGTTTCTAACGCCCTTAAGGAAGGAAAGGACCTTGATGATGTAGTAAAAATCGCTGAAGAGAAAATGACCTACACCAAAGAAATCAAGGCCCTAAAGGGAAGAGCTTCCTACGTAGGGGAAAGATCTATCGGTCACATCGACCCAGGTGCCTATAGCTCTTATTTAATAATCAAAAAAGCCTTCGGAGGATGTCATGATTAATATATTAATAGCAAGCCACAGCAAGGACTTGGCCAAGGGCTTAAGTGATATCATAGGTCAAATGACAACAGACGTAAGAATTGAGTATTCTGGTGGTGATGACGAGG contains:
- the dhaL gene encoding dihydroxyacetone kinase subunit DhaL; this translates as MNIDKLKVLFTEISDEIIANEEYLTDLDRSIGDADHGYNMAKGFKAIKADLDKEYSSLKDFFNKIAMNLLSKVGGASGPLYGSFFMSFAKALDGKEDLTRDELNQAFDEGVAAVKKRGKAQVGDKTMVDVLEPVSNALKEGKDLDDVVKIAEEKMTYTKEIKALKGRASYVGERSIGHIDPGAYSSYLIIKKAFGGCHD
- the dhaK gene encoding dihydroxyacetone kinase subunit DhaK; its protein translation is MKKIINDVDLIIDQMIDGLVKANDKILERLDDSTVVARKGPSKKGKVGIISGGGSGHEPAHAGYVGEGMLDCAICGSIFTSPTPDQILKAIEKADSGSGVFMVIKNYQGDVMNFEIAQEMAEMQDIKVDSIIVRDDIAIENYEDRRGVAGTIFVHKVLGAMAEEGKSLDEIKAKAEEIVQNIKTIGLATKPCTNPNDGKESFSLEEDEIEMGIGIHGEEGIKKEKIQSADAMAKEMVDRLLKEIPEDKKDYALMVNGMGQTTEMELYLVNNFVTDYLKENSIEINRTYVGNYMTSMDMAGFSLTLFAVDDQIVKYLDREVKVGRR